One genomic window of Moorella glycerini includes the following:
- the cbiM gene encoding cobalt transporter CbiM, whose translation MHIPDGYLSPQTCAVFGAAMLPVWGAAARKVRATLKARQVPLLAIGAAFSFTIMMYNIPIPDGTTAHATGGALLAILLGPWAAAIGLSIALAIQALFFGDGGILAFGANAFNIAFIQPFASFYVYQLLTGRSPVSPGRRVLAATIAGFTGINLAALAAAVEFGLQPVLFHTASGVPLYSPYPLALAVPAMALAHLLVAGPAEGIVTGLVVRYLERANPGLLQLYPEARTAAAAGAGGPGLKGLAIGLGILILLSPLGILASGTAWGEWAPEELQQMLGFVPAGMVKLAASWSHALFPDYTVPGLAGSFGAEALGYILSALVGLGIIIAIFLVVHKLTTRKEKPEANYHAR comes from the coding sequence ATGCATATTCCCGACGGTTACCTGAGTCCCCAGACCTGTGCCGTTTTTGGGGCAGCTATGCTGCCTGTCTGGGGCGCGGCAGCCCGGAAGGTCCGGGCCACCTTGAAGGCCAGGCAGGTGCCCCTCCTGGCCATTGGCGCCGCCTTTTCCTTTACCATTATGATGTACAACATACCCATCCCCGACGGCACCACGGCCCACGCCACCGGTGGTGCACTCCTCGCCATCCTCCTCGGCCCCTGGGCAGCTGCCATTGGCCTTTCCATTGCCCTGGCCATCCAGGCCCTCTTCTTTGGCGACGGCGGTATCCTGGCCTTTGGCGCCAACGCCTTTAACATCGCTTTTATCCAGCCCTTCGCAAGTTTTTATGTCTATCAACTCTTGACCGGCAGGTCGCCGGTGTCCCCCGGCCGCCGGGTCCTGGCGGCTACAATAGCCGGTTTTACAGGGATCAACCTGGCCGCCCTGGCGGCAGCGGTAGAATTCGGCCTCCAGCCGGTCCTTTTCCATACAGCCAGCGGGGTACCCCTTTACAGTCCCTACCCCCTCGCCCTGGCCGTCCCGGCCATGGCCCTGGCCCATCTCCTGGTGGCCGGCCCGGCCGAGGGGATAGTTACCGGCCTGGTGGTCCGCTACCTTGAACGGGCTAACCCCGGCTTACTCCAGCTTTACCCGGAGGCCAGGACGGCAGCTGCGGCCGGGGCCGGCGGCCCGGGGCTCAAGGGACTGGCTATAGGGCTCGGTATCCTGATCCTGCTATCACCGCTGGGTATCCTGGCTAGTGGTACGGCCTGGGGCGAATGGGCACCGGAAGAGTTACAGCAGATGCTGGGCTTTGTCCCGGCCGGGATGGTTAAACTGGCCGCCAGCTGGTCCCATGCCCTCTTCCCGGATTATACCGTCCCTGGGCTGGCGGGCAGCTTTGGGGCCGAGGCCCTGGGTTATATCCTGTCGGCCCTGGTGGGACTGGGGATAATTATAGCCATTTTCCTGGTAGTCCACAAATTAACGACCCGGAAAGAAAAACCGGAAGCCAACTACCATGCCCGCTGA
- a CDS encoding DUF134 domain-containing protein, whose product MPRPPKCRRVEFMPGITYFKPAAVPLRQLEEVVLAVEELEAIRLKDIEGLEQEDCAARMRVSRPTFFRILNAARGKIADALINGKAIRVEGGVYRLAGPKARCEECGHEWEPETEGTGTCPRCGSAEISSPASGPGRGRCRRHGWQGGD is encoded by the coding sequence ATGCCGAGGCCACCCAAGTGCCGGCGGGTAGAATTTATGCCCGGGATCACTTATTTTAAGCCGGCAGCAGTACCTTTACGCCAGCTGGAAGAAGTTGTCCTGGCAGTGGAAGAACTGGAAGCCATTCGCCTGAAGGATATAGAAGGCCTGGAGCAGGAAGACTGCGCCGCCAGGATGAGGGTCTCGCGGCCGACTTTTTTCCGTATCCTCAACGCAGCCCGGGGTAAGATCGCCGATGCCCTGATTAATGGTAAGGCTATCCGGGTGGAGGGCGGGGTTTACCGCCTGGCCGGGCCGAAGGCCCGCTGTGAGGAATGTGGCCATGAATGGGAACCAGAAACGGAGGGAACAGGAACCTGCCCCCGCTGCGGCAGTGCAGAAATCTCCAGCCCGGCTTCCGGCCCGGGACGGGGCCGCTGCCGGCGCCACGGCTGGCAGGGGGGGGATTGA
- the minC gene encoding septum site-determining protein MinC, translating into MVFQGESFQEDGFTAENFSCPERSSHMAQDCITFKGTRGGLLILLDASRDFNELRANLAAKFAAARGFFQGASFALVPTSPLSSRETAELEAICREHGLVPGTNIPLPDRYRPQKNPGKLAPATMVAGANCYSTSAVPPAGLPVAPAPAAAGTAELATLLEEGNLRNGQELAYSGHVVLVGNVHQGATIKATGNILVMGTLLGSAHAGVSGDRAAVIVAYRLVPAQLSIAGVIARSPEQKTRRVYPEIARLAGDKIIVEPYLSRKPPCN; encoded by the coding sequence ATGGTATTTCAAGGCGAATCTTTCCAGGAAGATGGATTTACTGCCGAAAATTTTTCCTGCCCGGAAAGGAGTAGCCACATGGCGCAGGATTGTATCACCTTCAAAGGGACCCGTGGCGGCCTGCTGATTTTATTAGATGCCAGCCGGGATTTTAATGAACTGCGGGCTAACCTCGCCGCTAAATTTGCCGCGGCCCGGGGCTTCTTCCAGGGCGCTTCCTTTGCCCTGGTACCAACCTCCCCTTTAAGCAGCCGGGAAACAGCCGAACTGGAAGCTATTTGCCGGGAGCACGGCCTGGTCCCGGGGACCAATATACCTTTGCCGGATCGCTACCGGCCCCAGAAAAACCCGGGAAAACTCGCCCCTGCCACTATGGTAGCAGGCGCTAACTGTTACTCTACCTCTGCTGTTCCACCTGCCGGCTTGCCTGTAGCGCCTGCCCCTGCAGCAGCCGGTACTGCCGAACTAGCTACCCTGCTGGAAGAAGGCAATCTCCGTAACGGCCAGGAACTGGCTTACAGCGGCCATGTGGTGCTGGTGGGCAACGTTCACCAGGGTGCCACCATTAAAGCCACTGGCAACATCCTGGTCATGGGTACGCTGCTGGGCAGTGCCCACGCCGGCGTCTCAGGTGACAGGGCAGCAGTTATTGTTGCCTATCGCCTGGTCCCGGCGCAGCTCAGTATCGCCGGCGTAATCGCCCGCTCCCCCGAGCAAAAAACAAGGCGGGTCTACCCGGAGATAGCCCGCCTTGCCGGCGATAAAATTATCGTCGAACCATATTTAAGCCGTAAACCCCCCTGCAACTGA
- a CDS encoding DUF169 domain-containing protein — MADLDKTTMARRLTEVLRLDTGIVGVKLYKDRKDLPRRPYNWKINICQQVSAARYQGRASAGTPDLMVCAIGAACTGLIKTPERFTSGKAPLGRYVADVEAGRRFMANTYKVGDAGKVYDGIFVAPVEGFTKEDPDVVVIYANPAQVMRLVHCCLHETGEPVKADTVAEAALCSSIGFALKEQKPIIGFPCAGDRTFGGTQKDELVFAVPYILLETIVENMESLLMGHGQLYPVAPFNNYTPTMVPAYTMQPEDLEDK; from the coding sequence ATGGCAGATTTAGACAAAACCACCATGGCCAGAAGGTTAACTGAAGTCCTGCGCCTGGATACGGGCATCGTAGGGGTAAAGCTCTATAAAGACAGGAAGGATCTACCCCGGCGGCCGTACAACTGGAAAATCAACATCTGCCAGCAGGTATCAGCGGCCCGCTACCAGGGCCGGGCCAGTGCCGGTACCCCGGACCTCATGGTCTGCGCCATTGGCGCCGCCTGCACCGGCCTCATCAAGACCCCGGAGCGCTTCACCAGCGGTAAAGCCCCCCTGGGCCGCTATGTAGCCGATGTCGAAGCCGGCCGGCGCTTTATGGCCAATACCTACAAGGTGGGGGATGCCGGTAAAGTTTATGACGGTATTTTTGTAGCCCCTGTAGAAGGCTTTACCAAAGAAGACCCCGATGTGGTGGTCATTTACGCCAACCCGGCGCAAGTTATGCGCCTGGTCCACTGCTGCCTCCATGAAACAGGGGAACCGGTCAAGGCTGATACGGTAGCCGAAGCGGCCCTCTGTTCTTCCATTGGCTTTGCCCTGAAAGAACAAAAGCCCATCATTGGCTTTCCCTGCGCCGGCGACCGTACCTTCGGGGGGACCCAGAAGGATGAGCTGGTTTTCGCAGTGCCTTACATTTTGCTGGAAACCATAGTCGAAAATATGGAGAGCCTGCTCATGGGTCACGGCCAGCTCTACCCGGTGGCGCCCTTTAACAACTACACGCCAACAATGGTGCCGGCCTATACCATGCAACCGGAAGACCTGGAAGACAAATAA
- a CDS encoding oxaloacetate decarboxylase subunit alpha gives MPQKVSITDTTLRDGHQSLLATRLKTEDMLPIAAQMDAIGFHSLEVWGGATFDACMRFLNEDPWERLQALRQAMPRTRLQMLLRGQNLLGYRHYADDVVAEFVKMSIKNGIAILRIFDALNDIRNMALAMKVAKEEGGHVQATICYTLGPVYDDAYYLRLARNLADLGADSLCIKDMAGLLTPADAYRLVQKIKAEVNLPLQLHCHYTSGMAAMTYLKAVEAGADVLDTAMSPLALGTSQPATETMVAALAGTPWDTGLDLDKLAEIAVYFRQVRKKYREFDVGDGTVDANVLRYQIPGGMLSNFMSQLAQQNALDRLPEVLAEVPRVRADLGYPPLVTPSSQMVGAQAVLNVLAGERYKMVTREVKDYLRGLYGQPPVPVNEEIRRKIIGDEEPITCRPADLLEPQLPAARQEVAPYMEKEEDVLSYALFPAVAKQFLAERLAARTRVDYELVDAAREAYYPA, from the coding sequence ATGCCGCAAAAAGTAAGTATAACCGATACAACCCTGCGAGACGGCCACCAGTCGTTGCTGGCCACCCGGCTCAAAACTGAGGACATGCTCCCCATTGCGGCCCAGATGGATGCTATCGGGTTTCATTCCCTGGAGGTATGGGGGGGTGCCACTTTTGATGCTTGCATGCGTTTTTTAAATGAAGACCCGTGGGAACGCCTGCAGGCTTTACGCCAGGCCATGCCCCGTACCAGGCTGCAGATGCTTCTCCGGGGGCAAAACCTCCTGGGTTATCGCCATTATGCCGATGACGTTGTTGCCGAGTTTGTGAAAATGAGCATAAAAAACGGCATCGCTATCTTACGCATCTTCGATGCCCTGAATGATATCCGCAATATGGCTCTGGCCATGAAGGTGGCGAAGGAAGAGGGCGGTCATGTCCAGGCCACCATCTGCTACACCCTGGGGCCTGTTTATGACGATGCCTATTATTTACGCCTGGCCCGGAACCTGGCCGACCTGGGTGCCGATTCTTTATGTATCAAGGATATGGCCGGCCTCCTCACCCCGGCAGATGCCTACCGGCTGGTGCAAAAAATTAAGGCTGAAGTAAACCTGCCCCTCCAGCTTCACTGCCACTATACCAGCGGCATGGCGGCTATGACTTACCTGAAGGCCGTTGAAGCCGGCGCCGATGTCCTGGATACGGCCATGTCCCCCCTGGCCCTGGGCACTTCCCAGCCGGCAACCGAGACCATGGTGGCCGCCTTGGCCGGGACTCCCTGGGATACCGGCCTCGACCTGGATAAACTGGCCGAAATAGCCGTATATTTCCGCCAGGTTCGCAAGAAGTACCGGGAATTTGACGTGGGCGACGGTACCGTTGACGCCAATGTGCTGCGTTACCAGATCCCGGGCGGGATGCTTTCCAACTTTATGTCCCAGCTGGCCCAGCAGAACGCCCTGGACCGCCTGCCGGAAGTGCTGGCCGAAGTGCCGCGGGTCAGGGCCGACCTCGGCTACCCGCCCCTGGTCACCCCCTCCAGCCAGATGGTTGGCGCCCAGGCAGTATTGAATGTCCTGGCCGGGGAGCGCTACAAGATGGTCACCAGGGAAGTCAAGGATTACCTGCGCGGCCTCTATGGCCAGCCCCCGGTGCCGGTCAATGAAGAGATCCGCCGTAAAATCATTGGTGACGAAGAACCAATTACCTGCCGCCCCGCCGACCTGCTGGAACCCCAGTTGCCGGCAGCCCGGCAGGAAGTAGCGCCCTACATGGAGAAGGAAGAAGACGTCCTCTCCTACGCCCTTTTCCCGGCAGTAGCCAAACAATTCCTGGCCGAGCGCCTGGCCGCCCGTACCCGGGTGGATTACGAACTGGTAGATGCGGCCAGGGAAGCATATTACCCGGCATAA
- the pyk gene encoding pyruvate kinase — protein sequence MRHTKIVCTLGPASSRVDIIKEMIRAGMNVARFNFSHGSHAEHGARMAAVRQAAAELGVRVALMLDNKGPEIRLGEIRGEVTLKDGDEVILTTEPITGDAHRLPVSFAGLPGDVRPGQTILLDDGLIELEVLDTTSTEIRCRVRHGDVISSHKGVNIPGAEISLPALTEQDIKDLEFGLEQGIDFIALSFVRTAADVLAARKELEKRGARVAIIAKIENQAGVNNLEEILQVADGIMVARGDLGVEIPVEEVPLVQKKIIEACNRAGKPVITATQMLESMIHNPRPTRAEASDVANAIFDGTDAIMLSGETAMGRYPVEAVATMARIARRAERELPYGDLLLKKGLAAERTATDAISHASCTIAYELGAAAIITPTASGSTARRVAKYRPQAPILATSPNERVLNQLCLVWGVEPLLVEPTSGTDEMVNAAVAAAILSGRVKQGDLVVITAGVPAGVPGTTNLLKVHIVGEVLVRGRGIGREVTSGPVRLVKTAAEAIARVQKGDILVTAETGPDFLPAMERAAAIITEAGGLSSHAAVNGFSLGIPVVVGAEGATQKLADGMIVTVDVVRGLVYRGQTRVL from the coding sequence ATGCGCCACACCAAAATTGTCTGTACCCTGGGTCCGGCGAGTTCCCGGGTTGATATTATCAAAGAGATGATCCGGGCGGGCATGAATGTAGCCCGTTTCAATTTTTCCCACGGTAGCCATGCCGAACACGGGGCGCGGATGGCTGCCGTCCGCCAGGCAGCGGCGGAACTGGGTGTCAGGGTGGCCCTGATGCTGGACAATAAAGGCCCGGAAATCCGCCTGGGGGAGATCCGGGGCGAGGTAACCCTAAAGGATGGGGACGAAGTCATCCTGACTACGGAACCTATTACCGGCGATGCTCACCGCCTGCCGGTAAGCTTTGCCGGCCTGCCCGGTGATGTCCGGCCCGGCCAGACGATTTTATTAGACGATGGTTTAATTGAGCTGGAAGTCCTGGATACAACCAGCACCGAGATTCGCTGCCGGGTCCGCCACGGCGATGTTATTTCCAGCCATAAAGGTGTTAACATTCCCGGAGCCGAGATTAGCCTGCCGGCCCTGACGGAACAGGACATTAAAGACCTGGAATTTGGCCTTGAGCAGGGGATAGATTTTATCGCCCTTTCCTTTGTCCGCACGGCTGCTGATGTCCTGGCGGCGCGTAAAGAGTTGGAGAAACGCGGCGCCAGGGTGGCGATTATTGCCAAGATCGAAAACCAGGCCGGCGTCAACAACCTGGAGGAAATACTCCAGGTGGCCGACGGGATCATGGTGGCCCGGGGTGACCTGGGGGTAGAAATCCCGGTGGAAGAAGTACCCCTGGTCCAGAAGAAGATTATTGAGGCCTGTAACCGGGCCGGCAAGCCGGTAATCACGGCCACCCAGATGCTGGAGTCCATGATCCATAACCCGCGGCCGACCAGGGCCGAGGCCAGCGATGTGGCCAATGCTATTTTTGACGGTACCGATGCCATCATGCTTTCCGGGGAAACGGCCATGGGCCGTTACCCGGTAGAGGCAGTGGCCACCATGGCCCGCATTGCCCGGCGGGCGGAAAGGGAGCTGCCCTACGGCGACCTGTTGCTGAAAAAAGGCCTGGCCGCCGAACGGACGGCTACCGATGCCATCAGCCATGCCAGCTGTACCATCGCCTATGAGCTTGGCGCGGCGGCCATCATTACGCCGACAGCTTCCGGGTCCACGGCCCGGCGGGTGGCCAAATACCGGCCCCAGGCCCCCATCCTGGCCACCAGCCCCAATGAAAGGGTGCTGAACCAGCTCTGCCTGGTCTGGGGTGTCGAACCCCTGCTAGTCGAGCCTACCAGCGGTACCGATGAAATGGTCAACGCGGCCGTAGCGGCAGCCATTCTCTCAGGGCGGGTAAAACAGGGCGACCTGGTAGTCATCACCGCCGGTGTACCTGCCGGGGTGCCCGGCACGACCAACCTGCTCAAGGTACATATCGTGGGCGAGGTGCTGGTGCGGGGCCGGGGTATCGGCAGGGAGGTGACCAGTGGCCCGGTGCGCCTGGTGAAGACGGCAGCCGAGGCCATAGCCAGGGTCCAAAAGGGCGATATCCTGGTTACGGCAGAAACTGGCCCCGATTTCTTGCCGGCTATGGAAAGGGCAGCGGCCATTATTACCGAGGCCGGGGGCTTGAGTTCCCATGCGGCCGTCAATGGCTTCAGCCTGGGAATCCCCGTAGTAGTGGGAGCTGAAGGCGCAACCCAAAAGCTGGCCGACGGTATGATTGTGACTGTCGACGTTGTCCGGGGCCTGGTCTACCGCGGCCAGACGCGGGTGTTATAG
- the pfkA gene encoding 6-phosphofructokinase: protein MRTIGVLTSGGDAPGMNAAIRAVVRQAAALNMEVIGIARGYAGLIQGDFRRLNTGAVADIIHRGGTILLTARSEEFRTEAGRAIALDNLRREGIEGLVVIGGDGSFHGAVHLAKKGIPAVGIPGTIDNDIAGTDYTIGFDTAVNTAVEAINRIRDTATSHERIFIVEVMGRHSGQIALAAGIAGGAESILIPEYPVDYDQVVERIERGRHRGKLHSIIVVAEGVGSALEVSREIGKRTKLESRVTILGHIQRGGAPTAFDCLLASRLGAYAVELLASGASSRMAGIAANELVDRDLETILQEKKTIDPDLYRLAEVLAL, encoded by the coding sequence TTGCGGACAATAGGAGTGCTGACCAGCGGTGGTGATGCCCCGGGAATGAATGCGGCCATCAGGGCGGTTGTCCGCCAGGCTGCCGCCCTGAACATGGAGGTAATTGGTATTGCCCGCGGATACGCAGGACTAATCCAGGGCGACTTTCGCCGCCTCAATACCGGTGCGGTGGCCGACATCATCCACCGGGGCGGTACTATTTTATTAACGGCCCGGTCTGAGGAATTTCGCACGGAAGCCGGCCGGGCCATAGCCCTGGACAACCTCAGGCGGGAAGGCATTGAAGGCCTGGTGGTCATCGGCGGCGACGGTTCCTTCCACGGCGCCGTTCACCTGGCAAAAAAAGGAATACCGGCGGTTGGCATCCCCGGTACCATTGACAACGACATTGCCGGTACCGATTATACCATAGGCTTTGATACGGCCGTCAATACAGCCGTGGAAGCCATCAACCGCATCCGGGATACGGCAACTTCCCACGAACGGATTTTCATCGTTGAAGTGATGGGGCGCCATTCAGGCCAGATTGCCCTGGCGGCCGGTATTGCCGGCGGCGCCGAGTCCATCCTGATACCGGAATATCCCGTCGATTATGACCAGGTGGTGGAACGCATTGAGCGGGGCCGCCACCGGGGCAAGCTCCACAGCATTATTGTGGTAGCTGAGGGTGTGGGTAGTGCCCTGGAAGTGAGCCGGGAAATCGGCAAGCGCACCAAGCTGGAAAGCCGGGTAACAATACTCGGCCATATCCAGCGGGGGGGAGCGCCGACGGCCTTTGACTGCCTGCTGGCCAGCCGCCTGGGCGCCTACGCGGTAGAGCTTCTAGCTTCCGGTGCCAGCAGTCGCATGGCAGGCATCGCGGCCAATGAACTGGTAGACCGGGACCTGGAAACAATCCTCCAGGAAAAAAAGACCATCGACCCGGATTTATACCGCCTGGCCGAAGTACTGGCCCTGTAA
- a CDS encoding IS110 family transposase, whose protein sequence is MEVVYERCCGLDVHKKKVVACLITPGEKQLKQEIRTFGTMTEDLEGLRGWLLENGVTAVAMESTGVYWKPIYNILEGQIPELILINPEHFKALKGKKTDCKDAVWLAELLRHGLLAGSFIPPKEIRELRELTRYRAALVAEHSREVQRVQKQLENSNIKLSSVATDIMGVSGREILKAMLNGNEDPKELAQMARGKLRKKIPELEKALEGKIEEHTRLLLKQQLEHLEFLEQQIEELNAEIEKRMEPFFEEAGRLAEVNGIKKEAAQDIIAEIGVDMTPFPDADHLASWAGVCPGNNESAGKRKSGKTRKGNQHLRAILVQCSWAAIRTKDSYLSAKYRRLAPRLGKKKALLAIAHSLIKIIYHLLKDKAHYQDPGPNYYTKEERERRIRRLVKQIEAQGYTVTLEEKPSVA, encoded by the coding sequence ATGGAAGTAGTGTATGAACGCTGCTGTGGGCTAGATGTCCACAAGAAAAAGGTAGTGGCGTGTCTGATCACGCCAGGAGAAAAACAACTAAAACAAGAAATAAGAACCTTTGGCACCATGACCGAAGACTTAGAAGGGTTACGGGGATGGCTTTTAGAAAACGGAGTTACTGCCGTAGCCATGGAAAGCACCGGAGTATATTGGAAACCGATATACAACATTTTAGAAGGCCAAATACCAGAATTAATATTGATCAACCCCGAACACTTTAAAGCCTTAAAGGGGAAGAAAACCGACTGCAAAGACGCGGTGTGGCTAGCCGAACTTTTAAGGCATGGCCTGCTAGCAGGAAGCTTTATCCCGCCGAAAGAAATAAGGGAATTAAGGGAGTTAACCAGGTATAGGGCGGCTTTGGTAGCAGAACACAGCCGCGAGGTGCAAAGGGTCCAAAAGCAGCTAGAAAACAGCAATATCAAATTAAGTTCAGTAGCCACAGATATCATGGGCGTATCAGGGCGAGAGATACTAAAAGCGATGCTTAACGGGAACGAAGATCCAAAAGAACTAGCGCAAATGGCCAGGGGGAAATTACGCAAGAAGATACCAGAACTAGAAAAAGCCCTGGAGGGGAAAATAGAAGAACATACCCGGCTATTGTTGAAACAACAACTAGAGCACCTGGAGTTTTTAGAGCAACAAATCGAAGAACTAAATGCCGAAATCGAAAAAAGGATGGAGCCTTTTTTCGAAGAAGCGGGGAGACTAGCTGAAGTAAACGGCATAAAAAAAGAAGCAGCCCAGGATATAATTGCCGAAATAGGCGTCGACATGACCCCCTTTCCTGATGCTGACCATTTAGCCTCATGGGCAGGGGTCTGTCCCGGTAACAACGAAAGTGCCGGTAAACGAAAGAGTGGGAAAACCCGTAAAGGAAATCAACACTTAAGAGCAATATTAGTCCAATGTTCCTGGGCCGCAATACGAACAAAAGACAGCTATCTCTCCGCGAAATATCGTCGATTAGCGCCACGACTAGGCAAGAAAAAAGCCCTGCTAGCCATCGCCCATAGTCTGATAAAAATTATCTACCATCTCCTAAAAGATAAAGCCCATTACCAGGATCCAGGACCAAACTACTATACCAAAGAAGAACGAGAACGCCGAATAAGGCGGTTAGTAAAGCAAATAGAAGCCCAAGGTTACACAGTAACTCTAGAAGAAAAGCCTTCTGTTGCCTAG
- a CDS encoding glutamate decarboxylase, whose translation MWTVIYIAANRKQALRLKEVLTQEGIMVNLRPIGSCQMEDLAGYELLVPESEAEEANEILNTALAR comes from the coding sequence ATGTGGACGGTGATCTACATTGCGGCCAACCGTAAACAGGCCTTGCGCCTGAAAGAGGTTTTGACCCAGGAGGGTATCATGGTAAACTTGCGGCCCATTGGCTCCTGCCAGATGGAGGACCTGGCGGGGTACGAACTCCTGGTCCCCGAATCGGAAGCTGAAGAAGCCAATGAAATATTAAATACGGCCCTGGCACGATAA
- the mtrB gene encoding trp RNA-binding attenuation protein MtrB — MEGRDNVTAADFIAIKALENGVTIIGLTRGKDTKFHHSEKLDKGEIMIAQFTEHTSAMKIRGRALVLTKYGSLEAGE, encoded by the coding sequence ATGGAGGGCAGGGACAATGTGACCGCTGCCGATTTTATTGCCATTAAAGCCCTGGAGAACGGGGTAACCATCATTGGCTTGACGCGTGGTAAAGATACCAAGTTCCATCACTCCGAAAAACTAGATAAAGGAGAAATCATGATTGCCCAGTTTACCGAGCATACCTCTGCCATGAAAATCCGCGGCCGGGCTCTGGTGCTCACCAAATACGGGAGTTTAGAAGCGGGGGAGTGA
- the coaD gene encoding pantetheine-phosphate adenylyltransferase, with amino-acid sequence MRVAVYPGTFDPITNGHLDIIRRAIGIFDRVIVGVAADNYKETLFSLEERVKLVKAVTRDWPMVTVKAFSGLLVDFAHREGAVAIVRGLRAVSDFEYEFQMSIMNKKLAGDLETVFLMTATEYSFISSSIIRQAASLGGCIRGLVPEEVERALLQRYGFLEKD; translated from the coding sequence TTGAGGGTGGCTGTATATCCAGGTACCTTTGATCCTATCACCAACGGGCACCTGGATATCATCCGGCGGGCCATCGGCATCTTTGACCGGGTAATTGTAGGAGTTGCTGCTGATAATTATAAAGAAACCCTGTTTTCCCTGGAGGAAAGGGTAAAGTTAGTAAAAGCTGTAACCAGAGATTGGCCCATGGTCACGGTCAAGGCCTTCTCCGGGCTCCTGGTTGATTTTGCCCACCGGGAAGGCGCCGTGGCCATCGTCAGGGGCCTAAGGGCTGTTTCCGATTTTGAATATGAATTCCAGATGTCCATCATGAATAAAAAACTGGCCGGCGACCTGGAGACTGTATTTTTAATGACGGCTACCGAGTACTCCTTCATAAGTTCAAGCATTATCCGCCAGGCAGCCTCCCTGGGAGGGTGCATCCGCGGCCTGGTGCCGGAGGAAGTCGAACGGGCTTTATTACAGCGATACGGTTTTTTGGAGAAAGATTAG